In one window of Pristiophorus japonicus isolate sPriJap1 chromosome 9, sPriJap1.hap1, whole genome shotgun sequence DNA:
- the LOC139273330 gene encoding maestro heat-like repeat-containing protein family member 1, translating to MSVNVKTFSVALLKMTAEEGESCREKISKIILTLGRQHPEIIITSCHDYLCHRTMQTAPHSVVILESMVMIIKDNLDQLSHALAQKVIALAEIWMTMSAGAQAESQEAASNLLVTMSFRFRKEVVELMKKSLKQGILPHVYVVKTFTKLAVENVHGMVPLLKSILGTMIPVFVGVDQAELKSAFVSAVGSFAKSILIYLGNVEEAAEFNMTKDSFSSVFHSVYSLVLKVWLEKEASALTIPIVEALGYIIALLPKDTLEEELPRLFRSILSLYKKHPGHCSITECLCRVLEVAMEIKMKGLKAQVDNLLQSLHQQMCVLAGYDDHFAEKKILSCFEVLAPAYGDSIQKLILSQLKKTEQNTRVATLNVLKQLVISVSPQSERKAQIVAALKPLLQNKSSNLEKKLVAKVICVMAQQGYLEPEGGKAMVEFLIQECAAPIDSRTSVPSNNRPDQVTDEEVVTVCETVMYVITTAVKMEDILWPFLLQFVTTPQYTTASTTIYNCAAYLGKKKLQVGSERYFLTSSEDVNLPRAQALLTRLLVVSSCPYQGGGRGAAALRLMRVLSVNIHPATARGWEEELPSLVEELLTNSKESLVQREWEDKLLLVLSTSLNAIDDEEWTCQLANQIHSEIGIGNLSPQEKGFLYKSLGTVLRHTHAKQIKGQLSKMLVSVQHSESAEREGAALAIGFCAMTHFVETLSSLKEFAKSNHLKAKGFLNILGAKPDGDLAKSTLVLSYGNMAFYAPVELVLSTVETHILPAVFNLYTTTGQEKKSESGDATLKLSLIKAITQIASSLHANRQSVPLNLIRNKKLLTFMLDVIKAEPPELLQSPVRQLAMDACIQLIKLNIRTTRADTCQLIQACLTSTFSVLPPQLDNAKDMNGDTKVVATLYTQTMSSLEELLKQLLLQDLTPEGLQVILNQVEVWIISGEAHERESAMNMNLQLLTFYRQQLNVHHVAPANNLGTLIGRLMPRCADPSLPIRWMALDTLYTILAIQISYEGTDRDQQKEQLEILKAVREQLVNHDASVLFQTCYQIAEVIAKCLPHDQLTNLLFMSFKELSDQHLSCSSAAAALVKAIIERCGSELQDRVAEIIHMLRAQLESVAHQEVKRLVLRSIAILSSHNSSTVVSCLLTYPVPFGQVRQCHVASTGREH from the coding sequence ATGTCCGTCAATGTCAAAACTTTCTCAGTTGCCCTCTTGAAGATGACAGCCGAGGAAGGTGAAAGTTGTCGGGAGAAAATATCAAAGATCATCCTGACACTGGGGCGTCAGCACCCAGAGATAATAATAACCAGTTGCCATGATTATCTGTGCCATCGCACCATGCAGACAGCTCCACACAGTGTGGTAATATTGGAGAGCATGGTGATGATTATCAAGGACAACCTTGATCAACTCAGCCACGCACTCGCCCAGAAAGTTATCGCTTTGGCTGAAATTTGGATGACAATGTCAGCAGGAGCACAAGCTGAGAGCCAGGAAGCTGCCAGCAATCTCCTGGTTACCATGAGCTTCAGATTCAGGAAGGAAGTTGTGGAGTTGATGAAAAAGAGTTTAAAACAAGGGATCCTTCCACATGTGTACGTGGTCAAGACATTCACAAAACTGGCTGTGGAAAATGTGCACGGCATGGTGCCCTTACTGAAATCCATCTTGGGGACCATGATTCCAGTATTTGTTGGTGTTGACCAGGCTGAGCTCAAGTCCGCATTTGTTTCAGCGGTGGGGAGCTTTGCCAAGAGCATCCTAATTTATCTGGGAAATGTGGAGGAAGCCGCAGAATTTAACATGACGAAAGATTCTTTCTCCTCCGTGTTCCACTCTGTCTATAGTCTTGTACTCAAGGTGTGGCTTGAGAAGGAAGCCTCTGCATTGACGATCCCGATCGTGGAAGCTCTCGGCTATATCATCGCCCTGCTGCCGAAGGACACACTGGAGGAGGAGCTGCCTAGGTTATTTCGTAGCATCCTCTCTCTCTACAAGAAGCACCCCGGGCATTGTTCCATTACAGAGTGTCTGTGCCGCGTACTGGAGGTTGCCATGGAGATTAAGATGAAGGGGCTGAAAGCACAGGTGGACAATCTGCTTCAAAGTCTCCACCAGCAGATGTGTGTGTTGGCCGGATATGATGACCATTTTGCTGAGAAGAAGATCCTTAGCTGTTTTGAAGTTCTGGCCCCAGCTTATGGAGATTCAATACAGAAACTTATCCTCTCACAGTTAAAGAAGACTGAACAAAACACGAGAGTAGCAACACTCAATGTATTGAAACAGCTCGTTATATCGGTCTCCCCACAATCTGAGAGGAAGGCTCAGATTGTGGCCGCCTTGAAACCACTTCTCCAAAACAAGAGCAGCAACCTGGAGAAGAAACTCGTTGCCAAGGTAATCTGTGTCATGGCCCAGCAAGGTTACCTTGAGCCAGAGGGAGGCAAGGCAATGGTGGAATTTCTTATCCAAGAGTGTGCTGCACCCATTGACTCAAGGACCTCTGTACCGTCCAATAATCGGCCAGACCAGGTTACTGATGAGGAAGTAGTGACTGTATGTGAAACAGTAATGTACGTAATCACAACTGCAGTTAAGATGGAGGATATCCTTTGGCCATTCTTACTGCAGTTCGTTACTACGCCCCAGTACACCACTGCTTCGACAACCATATATAACTGTGCTGCATATCTTGGGAAGAAGAAGCTGCAAGTCGGCAGTGAAAGGTATTTCCTCACCAGCAGTGAAGATGTAAATCTCCCCCGAGCCCAGGCATTGCTGACCCGGCTCCTCGTCGTGTCTAGTTGCCCATATCAGGGAGGAGGCCGAGGAGCTGCGGCACTGAGGCTAATGCGAGTTCTGAGCGTCAATATCCACCCAGCAACAgcgagggggtgggaagaggagcttCCGTCATTGGTCGAGGAACTGCTGACAAATTCAAAGGAGTCTCTGGTCCAAAGGGAATGGGAGGATAAATTATTGCTGGTCTTGTCCACATCCCTCAATGCCATTGACGATGAGGAATGGACATGTCAGCTCGCCAATCAAATACACAGCGAGATCGGCATCGGCAATCTCTCCCCACAAGAGAAGGGCTTTCTCTATAAatccctggggacagtgctccgtcACACCCACGCTAAGCAAATAAAGGGGCAGCTTTCCAAAATGCTAGTGAgtgtgcagcacagtgagagtgcggagagagagggtgcaGCCCTCGCCATTGGTTTCTGTGCCATGACGCACTTTGTTGAAACCCTCAGTAGCCTGAAGGAGTTTGCGAAGTCCAACCACTTGAAAGCGAAAGGTTTCTTGAACATTCTTGGGGCCAAGCCAGATGGGGATTTGGCCAAGAGCACTCTGGTCCTGAGTTATGGGAACATGGCCTTCTATGCACCTGTGGAACTAGTGCTGTCCACGGTTGAGACCCACATCTTGCCAGCTGTGTTCAACCTATACACCACAACTGGGCAGGAGAAAAAGTCGGAATCCGGGGATGCTACACTAAAGCTCAGCCTGATAAAGGCCATTACACAGATAGCCAGCTCCCTACATGCAAATCGCCAGAGCGTTCCCCTCAACCTGATCAGAAACAAGAAGCTGCTGACGTTCATGCTGGATGTTATCAAGGCCGAGCCACCAGAGCTGCTGCAGAGCCCTGTCCGACAGCTAGCCATGGACGCCTGCATACAGCTGATCAAATTAAACATTAGAACAACCAGAGCGGACACCTGCCAGCTGATCCAAGCCTGCCTGACCAGCACTTTCAGCGTGTTACCACCACAACTGGACAATGCCAAGGACATGAATGGGGATACAAAAGTGGTGGCAACACTTTATACCCAGACCATGAGTTCCCTGGAAGAGCTTCTGAAGCAATTATTGCTTCAGGACCTGACCCCTGAAGGACTTCAGGTCATTTTGAACCAGGTGGAAGTTTGGATTATTTCAGGAGAAGCTCACGAGCGAGAGAGCGCCATGAACATGAACTTACAGCTGCTGACATTTTACAGACAGCAGCTCAATGTTCATCATGTGGCGCCTGCAAATAACCTGGGGACTCTGATTGGACGACTGATGCCGCGTTGTGCAGACCCTTCGCTTCCCATTCGATGGATGGCTCTGGACACTTTATACACCATTCTGGCCATTCAGATATCGTATGAAGGCACCGATCGGGATCAGCAAAAGGAGCAGTTGGAGATTCTGAAAGCAGTCAGGGAACAATTAGTTAACCATGATGCTTCAGTCCTCTTTCAAACTTGCTACCAGATCGCGGAGGTCATTGCCAAGTGTTTGCCCCATGACCAGCTGACCAACTTACTCTTCATGTCCTTCAAGGAATTGTCCGACCAACACctcagctgttccagtgcagccgcTGCCCTCGTGAAAGCCATCATCGAGAGATGTGGCAGTGAACTTCAGGATCGGGTGGCAGAGATAATTCACATGTTGAGGGCTCAGTTGGAGTCAGTTGCTCATCAGGAGGTGAAAcgtttggttttaaggagcatcgccaTTTTGTCCTCCCACAACAGTTCAACAGTTGTGTCCTGTCTCCTCACCTACCCTGTACCTTTTGGACAAGTACGTCAGTGCCATGTGGCAAGCACTGGCAGAGAACACTGA